Proteins encoded in a region of the Bombina bombina isolate aBomBom1 chromosome 12, aBomBom1.pri, whole genome shotgun sequence genome:
- the LOC128642769 gene encoding ficolin-1-like: MWYSVLTVLSLVTSLANAADTCPDVKIVGVGDSDKLTILRGCPGIPGSPGQKGEAGSLGEKGLKGLSGNPGKAGPTGQKGETGSSGRTGEKGEKGDVGKMEPLYAARNCKELLDQGEVLSDWYTIYPDGERPLKVLCDMHTEGGGWIVFQRRWDGSIGFFRDWKSYKTGFGSRLNEFWLGNENIHKITSAGTWELRIDLQDFENKSHFAKYGSFKILGESEKYKLLLGDFKGGAAGDSLSSHKNKPFSTMDQDNDAHPNSCAEMFKGAWWYGACHSSNLNALYHLGQHSSNADGINWRTGKGINYSYKWSEMKIRPV, encoded by the exons ATGTGGTATTCAGTACTCACAGTGCTCAGCCTAGTGACCTCATTGGCTAATGCTGCTGACACCTGCCCAG ATGTAAAGATTGTGGGAGTTGGAGACTCGGACAAGTTGACCATCCTCAGAGGTTGTCCTGGAATTCCAGGATCTCCTGGACAAAAGGGAGAAGCTGGGTCACTAGGAGAGAAAG ggTTAAAGGGTCTTTCAGGAAATCCAGGAAAAGCTGGACCAACTGGACAAAAAG GTGAGACTGGTTCTTCAGGAAGAACAGGAGAAAAAG GAGAAAAAGGAGACGTTGGAAAAATGGAGCCATTGTACG CTGCGAGGAACTGTAAGGAGCTGTTGGATCAGGGAGAGGTCCTAAGTGATTGGTACACAATATACCCAGATGGCGAGCGACCCCTGAAGGTGCTGTGTGATATGCACACCGAGGGAGGAGGCTGGATT GTGTTTCAGAGGCGTTGGGACGGTTCTATTGGCTTCTTCCGTGACTGGAAATCATACAAGACAGGATTCGGAAGCCGCCTGAATGAGTTCTGGTTGGGAAATGAGAATATTCACAAGATAACATCAGCAG GTACATGGGAGCTGCGTATAGATCTACAGGACTTTGAGAACAAAAGTCACTTTGCTAAATACGGATCCTTCAAAATCCTGGGAGAGTCTGAGAAATACAAATTACTGCTCGGAGACTTCAAGGGGGGCGCTGCTG GGGATTCCTTGTCGAGTCACAAGAACAAACCATTTAGCACCATGGACCAAGACAATGATGCACATCCAAACAGCTGTGCCGAAATGTTCAAGGGCGCTTGGTGGTACGGTGCCTGCCATTCTTCAAACCTAAATGCATTGTACCATCTGGGACAACACAGTAGTAATGCAGATGGTATTAACTGGAGGACTGGAAAAGGGATAAATTACTCCTACAAATGGTCTGAAATGAAGATTAGACCTGTTTAG